In Castanea sativa cultivar Marrone di Chiusa Pesio chromosome 6, ASM4071231v1, a single window of DNA contains:
- the LOC142641010 gene encoding uncharacterized protein LOC142641010, with amino-acid sequence MFCTLFPMESLSPSLSSSLVPSSRNVFSKNTATKSNVNLVCPKKCNNLIGNRRLTTRIEAINDVSTTMNPAGVEITWQIVVGAIAGVTPFVVAGIEFSKRIIAQRRCEVCGGSGLVLRENDYFKCPECGGFLPWQSWKRFFSG; translated from the exons ATGTTCTGTACTCTCTTTCCCATGGAGTCTTTAAGCCCTTCACTGTCCTCATCACTTGTTCCAAGCTCAAGGAATGTTTTCTCTAAAAACACAGCCACAAAATCTAATGTCAATCTTGTTTGCCCAAAAAAATGCAACAATTTGATTGGAAATCGAAGATTAACTACAAGAATTGAGGCAATTAATGATGTTTCCACCACGATGAATCCGGCTGGGGTCGAGATCACTTGGCAAATTGTTGTTGGTGCTATTG CTGGAGTTACACCTTTTGTGGTGGCAGGGATAGAGTTCAGCAAAAGAATT ATAGCACAGAGAAGATGTGAGGTATGTGGAGGGTCAGGACTTGTTCTCAGAGAAAATGACTATTTTAAATGCCCCGAATGTG GTGGATTTCTCCCATGGCAGTCGTGGAAACGATTCTTTTCTGGTTAA